Proteins from a genomic interval of Rosa chinensis cultivar Old Blush chromosome 2, RchiOBHm-V2, whole genome shotgun sequence:
- the LOC112184471 gene encoding two-component response regulator ARR12, which translates to MDAKDQLGGSVGDQNGDMDRFPDGMRVLAVDDDLTYLKFLEATLRKCNYEVTTANHAYEALQILRENRNKFDLVISDVQMPDMDGFQLLKLLGHEMDLPVIMVSGNGDTELMKKGISHGACCYLVKPVNIEVFKTIWQHVFRRKKLNSKDQCKSCDQDKVCKGTGESEEGMSAASSSDKNGKHKRKRKHQKEDDEEGEDDEDENEEPSTQKKRRIVWSEELHKKFLDVFYYLGPEKAVPKKILELMNVEDLSRGNVASHLQVSFPSLTFLNNHKFREQLKKGGSKKEKQRATMVVDLGRKDSSYTLHTGPVDESGGRLSNPAPLSSYIPPQMLSRSNSPTDFNMPRINPSSHLLRPGQSQNLCNSINTVANLQPSVLTNQSRNLFQVSQAPVEQNQLQQKNSTIDIRQSTPNNNGSTSTFPYKGLPGSSVGYDCNTSMLQGNPQQKHGTLEFGNQSSLRVNSLNPKSFDNSLCRSSNFLDNDGYGESWQGGMQGCGQLYQFPSTSLLRSEASNFGQFPANNLGVSSSTPQIGNTPNDFSSLSALSASVEEPRENIHIKNQGYAVPTMYCTPNQWWEDHKQDYNHNWNLSSIVSSNGVVDPLSLTLDQNDAVCSRSINSSLFDQFNGGNRTIVQRLEVENSTMHTKIDPNEDHILLEQAKSNDGLVQNSLESLDNQAKIELENDFDLLDGEFGFDAIQEQKKNDEYDLLDGGFRFEA; encoded by the exons ATGGATGCGAAGGACCAACTGGGAGGTTCTGTTGGTGATCAGAATGGGGATATGGATCGGTTTCCGGATGGTATGCGTGTCCTGGCGGTTGATGACGACCTAACTTATCTCAAATTCTTGGAGGCTACGCTGCGTAAATGCAATTATGAGG TAACTACCGCTAATCATGCATACGAGGCACTCCAAATTTTGAGGGAAAACAGAAACAAGTTTGACCTGGTAATCAGTGATGTACAGATGCCAGATATGGATGGCTTTCAGCTCCTAAAGCTCTTAGGGCACGAAATGGACCTACCTGTAATCA TGGTGTCAGGCAATGGTGATACTGAGCTTATGAAGAAGGGAATCTCCCATGGTGCTTGTTGCTATTTGGTGAAACCTGTTAACATTGAAGTGTTCAAGACTATTTGGCAACATGTCTTCCGGAGAAAAAAGTTGAACTCTAAGGATCAATGTAAGTCTTGCGATCAAGACAAGGTCTGCAAAGGAACAGGAGAAAGTGAAGAAGGGATGTCAGCAGCAAGTAGTTCAGATAAGAATggaaaacacaaaagaaaaaggaagcaccaaaaggaagatgatgaagaaggcgaagatgatgaagatgagaatGAGGAACCATCAACCCAGAAGAAGCGTCGGATAGTTTGGTCCGAAGAGCTGCACAAAAAGTTTCTTGACGTTTTCTATTATCTGGGACCGGAAA AGGCTGTACCAAAGAAAATTCTTGAGCTGatgaatgttgaagatctctcAAGGGGTAATGTGGCCAGCCATCTGCAGGTATCTTTCCCCTCCCTTACTTTTCTGAACAATCAT AAGTTTAGGGAACAACTTAAAAAAGGCGGCAGTAAGAAGGAAAAGCAGAGAGCTACCATGGTTGTTGATCTGGGGAGAAAAGATTCTTCTTACACGCTGCACACGGGTCCAGTTGATGAATCTGGAGGGAGGCTTTCAAATCCTGCTCCCTTATCCTCATACATACCTCCGCAGATGCTTTCGAGATCAAACTCCCCCACTGATTTTAACATGCCAAGAATTAATCCTTCTTCTCATCTGCTGCGACCTGGTCAGTCCCAAAATTTGTGCAACTCTATCAATACTGTAGCAAACCTCCAGCCAAGTGTGCTTACAAACCAAAGCCGAAACCTTTTTCAAGTATCTCAGGCACCAGTAGAGCAAAATCAATTGCAGCAGAAAAATTCTACCATTGACATCCGACAGTCCACTCCCAATAATAATGGTTCCACAAGTACTTTTCCATATAAAGGATTGCCTGGCAGCTCAGTCGGTTATGATTGTAATACTTCAATGTTACAAGGCAATCCACAGCAAAAACATGGGACGCTAGAGTTTGGAAATCAGTCTTCTCTTAGAGTGAATTCATTGAATCCCAAATCATTTGACAATTCCCTTTGTAGATCATCCAATTTTCTGGATAACGATGGATATGGTGAAAGTTGGCAGGGTGGTATGCAGGGTTGTGGTCAATTATACCAATTTCCATCAACTTCTTTGCTCAGGAGTGAGGCTTCCAATTTTGGTCAATTTCCTGCTAATAACTTGGGTGTTTCTTCAAGTACACCTCAGATCGGGAACACTCCAAATGACTTCTCTTCTTTAAGTGCACTTTCAGCTTCTGTGGAGGAACCAAGAgaaaacatacatataaaaaacCAAGGCTATGCTGTACCAACCATGTATTGCACGCCAAATCAATGGTGGGAAGATCATAAGCAAGATTACAACCACAACTGGAACCTTTCTTCCATCGTTTCTAGCAATGGTGTTGTAGATCCACTAAGCCTAACCTTGGACCAAAATGATGCAGTTTGCAGTAGAAGCATAAATTCATCTTTGTTTGACCAGTTTAATGGGGGAAATAGAACTATCGTACAGCGCCTTGAGGTTGAGAATTCGACCATGCATACAAAGATTGATCCTAATGAGGATCACATATTATTAGAGCAAGCAAAGTCCAATGATGGCTTGGTTCAAAATAGTCTTGAATCACTGGATAACCAG GCAAAA ATTGAATTGGAGAATGATTTTGATTTACTGGACGGAGAGTTTGGATTTGATGCAATACAGGAACAAAAGAAGAATGACGAGTATGATTTACTGGATGGAGGGTTTCGATTTGAAGCTTAG